ataaattaattcaatatGTTCTCTTCCTGTCTTTGCGTCTTTGttactctctctttcgtgcgttgtccgtagtgctgtttggtgttgtttttgtacttaactgcacggtgtagccgctctcccgctctctcgctctcccacacaaaattctaaagtgcagactgcgctcttgcggtacattttgtcttttggcacagtggtcaaaacccaattagatatggaaaccaatgttgtctgcttccataacaaatgccgtcaggtaataaagcctgagcagtcaaaaatgacctgttggctatgtgatagaatggtgcacactaagtgcgctggtttcAAAGGCCAAACaaggccctaatctaaaatactgctgtgatacttgcctaggagatgcgaatgaaatgaaactctttatgcgccaaactaaaggtggcttaaaaggactgatcagcagtttttgagtggctagagatagttttcgtcgagctgatgatcttctttccgcgccagattcacaatttaatagcctcaagCTATTggaggaatctccaaagcgcaagaaagccgctggtggtaggcttCCTAAGGgaaatgccccgcaacctccAGCAAgcgatcaacaggactccacagctgattagttgacgatcgcagcaaaccctcaaatgttgcttagatcggcagctaatAAAGATTCGgagcaatccgatcaatccgttgtggagggagtccatCCTGGGATTACTACAGATTacgttttgtccgcactgttccactaaagaaaaaaattttagattctcggctttcccctgatcaaacatcatctgatgtactgtcttatatacaagacaaaataaaagccgacaacatcaaagtggaaaaatttaattttccttaCGCTAGAGACACCTCAGgtttcaagataactgtccctaATGAGCTATCCTCGACCATATGTTCTGatgatttttggccggataGTATGGTGGTGAAAGAGTTCGAAGCTTagattaaaaatataaaaaagggcccgtgggaataAAACTTCCCTCACGTGGCCAGATTTCTGCCCCATCCccctctactacttctacttctttatattcaaaaaactaaaatctagtctccCTATCTGTTAATAATATGTAAGAGGCTTGAGTAATAAGCTTACTAATTTGTAGTCAGATATCCTTTCCTTggcatcccatattattgtgtttacagagacttggttaaaaccggagatacttaactccgaagctttcccaggtatgtacacagaatacaggcatgatcgtccctccagggggggaggtggagtcctaattgctgttaggtctaccgtcacgtcagaggaggtactttttgacgagttccATAACTTAGAATTCatatgcgtaaagctgtcattttctggtAGCGATTTTTATATTACGAGCTCTTACATTCCGCCGacttctgaatttcctgaatatatttactatttgtccgctatccaatccgtttcaaatagactgtccgatagggaccaactagttgttctaggtgactttaatataccaggcactaagtggcccacagaagaacagtcaTACATTCTTTTGCCcagcacagcatgactttattgacggcttgcttgatatatcgttgtcgcaagtgaattatattcgaaattctcttggtcgtttattggatctatgctttgtttcaagtcctgaaagtgtgtttctgactagagtagaATCTCTgagtcaaccagaagatccataccatccaactttcgaggtgacaatcaacacaggtaccgtaataaaagagaggccagaaaagtcaaccaaacgaattcattgttttcgaagggcaaactttcggaggcttCCCTTAATAagaccttcccttaataataaatcattcgcgtgtacttaTGTACGCTAAAGATGTAAAACTATGTCTccagtataaggacatttctcgccatttggacttacaatccgatctagattgcttttAAACCTGGTGCTGTGATAatgtattaaacttaaatggttctaagtgtaaagttatgaccttttgtcgtgccaacttaATGCACGCGACTTATActctaagtgggtgctctttgcacagaataacacatgttgatgatctgtTTTTCTGGACCCTAAGCATacattttcagaccatattttgtctattgtcaataaggcctggggtgtgcttggttttataaaacggtggtcaaagggATATGATGATGCTTACctgaccaaaaccttatttatttctctagtccgtccgatcctcgagtatggatcacctgtttggagtccacaatatgaagtttactcggaccgcatcgaatcggttcaaaagaacttcttactttttgccttacggcgccttaattgggataCAAACCTTATATTACCTCCTATtgcagtagactaatgttaattaatttacactccctagctaaccgtagaactatgcttggaacagtctttatttttaaccttattcgtggtgaagtggatagtcccgacttggttagtcggctaaacttcactgttccaagaagatttactagaaattacgtacctctaattttaaatcaatgtagatctaattatgagtgGCACGATCCCTAaagagtattatgttctgactataatagattctatcctattatctctgTAGACGACGGGGGCCGGAAAAGTAGATGTCGCAAAATGTCCCAGAATTTAATAGATACACAAGGGGTTGGGGCTCGTCCTTCTCGTTtggggttttattttcaagtaatttTCTCACATAAAATAACGGCTTCATGTCCCACTTCCGaaacattccgccaacagcgatgctctgctggcgggataccggactcagctgttcagcatgaacattctcccccccTTGCAAGAGGAATACTTGCACATTTAGGACAGAGAACAGCGTCCCGAAAGAATCCATCCCAGCTTGGAATTTTGTGCCATGGGCAGGCCGTCCTGGCTCGCGATGATACCCGGCAGCATCAGGTCGGCGTAAACGTCTGCTCCAAGGACAGCCGAGACAAGCGCTAGGTGGAACCACCGGTCGTCCGCTAGCGTCATGTTGTGGAACATGTCCTGCACCTTCGGATCCAGGGGCTGTGCCGGCGTCCGGCTCTGCATCTGCTCGtccaccaccatcagcagctgTTTGCTCATCCGGGACGTTTTCGAGCGAATCTCGGTGGTGCACAGCCGTTCGTTGCCCACGCCCGTGACGGCCAAGTTGAGGGCCTTCACCAGCGAGACGTGGATGCGACTCACGGGGCAGCACGGATCCACCAAGACTCGCACATCGAATCTCTTCTGCTCGGACCCAATGAGCACGGCAGCGGTCGGAAGGATGCTGACGCTCGTCCGCACCAAGCTAGGCGCGCCCGTCGGCGTTGACAATGAGCTGTGGGGTGGGGACCTATCCATCGGCGAGGCTGAGCGTCGTGACCCGGTCGAACCCACCTCCTGACGCCGTGAGGCTGAGGCGCTGCTTGTGGCTCACGCTTCCGTTGAGGCCTCGAAGAGCCTGGCTGTTCGCCGCGGATGTGCAGCAGAGTGTGGTGGGCCTCTCGGCAGATGCGGCACCTCGCTTTGCTGCGACACGACCGGCCCGAATgctcgtgggccagacagTTAGCGCAGTACTTGTTAATCAAGACTGCCCGGAGCCGCTTCACAGCCGGCAGTTGCAGGAATCGCTGGCAGCTCCTCAATGGATGAATCCCCCTGCACACTCGACAGCGGTATACACCGTGGCGGATCGCTGGAGCCATTGTATATGCGGCTACAtaagaaatgggcaaaataaaaaattaaatgagatAGATGCGGATGATCATGACACATGGACAACGTAGGACGACACAACTTAGGACTCGTCAGTAGCAGGTTTTCAAATACTTAAAGTATGGAGGAGTCTTTCGACTCATTCGGGCTGTCCATTGGAAGGCGGATCATTTTTGCCACTGGTCTCCGGACGACCCCCCGTGCTGTGAGCACGTCTGCCACTCTGACCTTGCCGTCCACGCCGGGACAGACCACTTGGATACGCCCAAGTCGCCACTCGTTGGATGGCAAGTTCTCCTCTTTGATCACCACCATGTCTCCAGCCTGGAGATCTCGCGTTGGGAACTTccatttattccttttgtggAGTTCCTTTAGGTATTCCTCCTTCCAACGCAGGCAGAACTGCTGATTCAGGGCTTTCAACCTCCGCCACCGATTGATAATGGAGCTGGGACCTTCTTTAACCTCAGGTTCTGCTACCGCAAGTAATGGTCCACCGATTAGAAAATGCCCAGGGCTCAGAGCGATAAGGTCCGTGGATCTTCGGACATTGGCGAGATGGGCCTGGAGTTCAAACAGGCCTCAATCTTCGCCAGGAGGGTAGTCAGTTCCTCGAACGTGTATTTCCCAGCGGCTGTGTACTTGTAAAAATGCGACTTGAAGCTcttcacacctgcctcccaaAGCCCTCCCATATGAGGTGCGCCAGGAGGGTTGAAATGCCAGGACACATTCTGAAGACTGTGCTGCGATAAAACCGATGTTCTGGTAGCTTCAATGAAATCCTTTGATAAGGACGTGGAAGCTCCGACAAACGTTTTCCCGTTGTCAGAGTAGACGTGTTGTGGACACCCACGCCGAGCGAAAAAACGGGAGAATGCGGCCAGGAACTTCTCTGTAGTCAAGTCCGAGGTCGCTTCGAGGTGGATAGCCCGGgtagtaaaacacacaaaaacgcacACGTACCCCTTTGTGATTTTGCAGGCTCGACCGACATAACTCTTGACGTCAAATGGTCCTGCGAAGTCCACTCCCGTATGGGTGAACGGTCTGGAAAACGTGGACCTCGCACGGGGCAAATTCCCCATCAACTGCGTCTGCAGTCTCTTCTTGTGAATAACACACACTCGGCACGAATGTATTGTTCGTTTCACCAACATTTTAAGCTTGGGAATCCAGAATTTGGAACGGATCAGTCGGATCATTAATTGATTCCCCCCATGCAAGGATATGCGATGGATAAACAAGACTTGAAGTTCGGCGAACCTACACCGTGCAGGAAGGATGATCGGATGTTTTTCATCATAACTAAGCATTTCAGATGCTTGTAACCTGCCGCTTGCTCTCAAGACCCCATTCCCGTCAAGAAAGGGGTTTAGGTTCGAAATTGCGCTTGCGGGTGGAACTGGTTGCTTGTTGCTCAAAACCTTATATTCGGCGGGAAACTCATTCTTCTGAGTGAGCACAATTAGCCGCTCCTGCACCTCCGACAACTCCGCCGCAGTGAGTTCTGCCGATGAGGCTACACCTTCCCTCCggcaacttttcacaaaacgaaacacataagCAAGAACTCGCAGAGCTCGGTCAAAGGCTGAGAACCTCTCTAGGATTTCAACTGCTGAGGGCACTGCGACCGTGTGGCATTTGACGGGGCGCTGCTCAAGCTCAGTCTCCGGATGGACCAACAACTCACTCGgccactgctcctgtttgAGGTGCAACCAAGCTGGCCCACGCCACCACAGTGCGCTGTCCTTCAGCTCTTGGGGTGAGACGCCCCGGCTTGCCAGATCAGCTGGATTGTCTTCGGATCGTACATGTCCCCACTTGCTTCCGCCGGTACACTGTTCGATTTTTGCGACCCTGTTGGCAACGAATGTTGTCCAGGTGCACGCTGGCTTACTCAGCCATGCAAGAACGATCGTGGAGTCGGTCCAGTAAAAGGTCTCATAAACATGAGGAGGCATTTCAGAATTACTAGAGCTGCCAGCTCCGTGAGCAGCACTGCTCCGCACAATTCCAAGCGTGGTATGGAGATGGATCTGACAGGAGCGACTCGGGTTTTGGATGTAAGTAGATGAGTACAACAGCCttccttcgtttcgattcggacGAAAATAGCAGCCCCATAGGCGTCCTGTGACGCGTCGCAAAACGCATGGTACTGAAGTTTCGCAGCTGGATGGAAACGTACCCATCTCGGAATACGAATCTCCTTCAGGGCAGGATACCCTTCTAGGAACTCCCGCCACTGGGTCGCGAGATCCCGGGGGAGTGGCTGATCCCAGCCCAGCTCCCGTAgccaaattttctgcataaaaaTCTTGGCTCGGACTACGAAAGGTGATAGCCATCCTGCTGGGTCGAACAGTTTGGCTATCTGAGATAAAACCTCTCGTTTTgtgtaaaaaagaaactatcgGATGTAGCTTGCCAACGGATCCCAAGAGTTTTCGCCGTACTAGCCTCTTCAAGCTCCAGAAAGTCTGCACTAATCAAGTGCTCCTTTGGAACCTCTTGTAGGAGTTTTCTTtcgttcgaggtccacttccGTAATGGAAAACCAGCACTCTCAAGAGCCAGCCGAAGCTCCTCGATGGCTAAAACTGCCGACTGCTTAGTGTGAGTGCCTGCGAGCACATCGTCAACGTACATGAAGTTCGAGATGATGTCACTTGCCAAAGGATATTGGCCTCGGATATCCTGAGCCAACTGTTGTAGAACGCGGATGGCTAGGAAAGGCGCACAGTTTACGCCGAAGGTGACTGTATCGAGTTCATAGTCACAGAGCTCTCCATCCTTATTGCGAAAGAGGATTCTCTGAAAGCGCGTATGGGTTGAATTTACCCGAATTTGCCTGTACATTTTGTGATGTCCGCATTGAACACATACTTGAAGAAACGCCATTTTAGAATCTGGATAGTAAGATCGGACTGCAGTACGGGCcccgcatgaaggatatcattgagGCTGTTCCCGTTTGATGAAGGATTGGAAGCATTAAACACAACGCGAACCTTCGTTGTGGTGCTGTCTGGTTTGAAGACAGCATgatggggcaaataaaaattattagagtCGTCCGGAGAGACTTGGTGCATATGCCCTAAATCTAAATACTCTTGAATGACTGAGtcgtactgcttttttgaCACAACGTCTTTATTCAGTCGAATCTCGTTTCGGAGGAACTGAGCCAGTGCGACCGACCTGGAGTGCCCAAGGTTGATATTGTTAGGCTCTTTAAAGGGCAACGAAACCACATACCTCCCAtcctcgttccttttggtagaTTGGACAAAGTTTTCCTCGCAAATCGAGGTGGATTCCCTAACccgcttcactggaacatcctccacctcccaaaattttgtgagaatgttgtcCAGTCTGGACTCGGTGACAGCTAGTCGGGACGAAAATGAGCATATTCTGCTTGTGGGATTCGTTGCGATCGGACCGCAAAGAATCCATCCGAATATGGtctcctggccaagaagcgtgCCACAGATATTGGGATGGGAGCCGCTGAGAATGATCGATGGCAGGATATCGGCACCGATCAGAACGtcgatctgcgaactccggtagaaatttgggtctgctagttgcaaaggcggCAGATGCTTTAAAGAGTCCTCAGGTAAAGTAAAGGATGGGAGACTCCCGGCCAGTTGTGGTAGTACATATGCAGAAGTCTTaatttggatgtggggcttgaccgGAGAACCTATGCTGAGTTGACAGCGCTTACGGGGCTGAGCCGCAACAGTGAGGTTGAGCCCTGAAACTTGAGCATGGATGGATTCATAAGGCAACTTaatcaagttgaacaagcgttctgaaataaaggttgcctcagaacccgagtcaataagtgcccgtgctgagtatttgatgcCTGAATGGCAAATCTCTATTAAAGCTGTACTCAGGAGGACCCCTTGAAACGTTTACAgccagaaacgtttgcacattcggttgattcgttaatggagtggactgtaTATCTTGCTGGTGGTTAAATGTGGATACGTGGGcctggtggtcaggattgaccgctgactggactggtggagtgccgcTTCGGTGTAGGAGAGTGTTGTGGCGCCCTTTACaagtattgcaattatgcgTGCTAGTGCAATCCCTAAGCAGATGCGTTCTAGCAAAACAGTTTAAGCACaacttctgctgttttatatatttctcccgCTCTCCGACTGGCATTCGTAAGAATAACGGACATACTCGGATAGGATGGTTCTCttgcgaacaaagtttacaggattgtggagttaccgtcactctattctcaaaggtctggatcgcccgcgggctattgtcagtccg
This portion of the Drosophila santomea strain STO CAGO 1482 chromosome 3L, Prin_Dsan_1.1, whole genome shotgun sequence genome encodes:
- the LOC122756464 gene encoding uncharacterized protein LOC122756464, producing MTQAEADRALMKFMTITDRVGQFEARVNTPAVTSPSIHTSRVRLEQIRALWDKVEKEYEACSEALSGLGSTDTITVMQSKYDYCYAVYERCAASLNEIIEEGSRSQQAVQASIPAPPQGGCRLPPVECDSFSGDYVHWPTFRDLFSAIYIHNPRLSEVEKLFHLNAKTSGLNLTVAAQPRKRCQLSIGSPVKPHIQIKTSAYVLPQLAGSLPSFTLPEDSLKHLPPLQLADPNFYRSSQIDVLIGADILPSIILSGSHPNICGTLLGQETIFGWILCVKRVRESTSICEENFVQSTKRNEDGRSVALAQFLRNEIRLNKDVVSKKQYDSVIQEYLDLGHMHQVSPDDSNNFYLPHHAVFKPDSTTTKVRVVFNASNPSSNGNSLNDILHAGPVLQSDLTIQILKWRFFKILFRNKDGELCDYELDTVTFGVNCAPFLAIRVLQQLAQDIRGQYPLASDIISNFMYVDDVLAGTHTKQSAVLAIEELRLALESAGFPLRKWTSNERKLLQEVPKEHLISADFLELEEAIRAKIFMQKIWLRELGWDQPLPRDLATQWREFLEGYPALKEIRIPRWVRFHPAAKLQYHAFCDASQDAYGAAIFVRIETKEGCCTHLLTSKTRVAPVRSISIVLAWLSKPACTWTTFVANRVAKIEQCTGGSKWGHVRSEDNPADLASRGVSPQELKDSALWWRGPAWLHLKQEQWPSELLVHPETELEQRPVKCHTVAVPSAVEILERFSAFDRALRVLAYVFRFVKSCRREGVASSAELTAAELSEVQERLIVLTQKNEFPAEYKVLSNKQPVPPASAISNLNPFLDGNGVLRASGRLQASEMLSYDEKHPIILPARCRFAELQVLFIHRISLHGGNQLMIRLIRSKFWIPKLKMLVKRTIHSCRVCVIHKKRLQTQLMGNLPRARSTFSRPFTHTGVDFAGPFDVKSYVGRACKITKGYVCVFVCFTTRAIHLEATSDLTTEKFLAAFSRFFARRGCPQHVYSDNGKTFVGASTSLSKDFIEATRTSVLSQHSLQNVSWHFNPPGAPHMGGLWEAGVKSFKSHFYKYTAAGKYTFEELTTLLAKIEACLNSRPISPMSEDPRTLSL
- the LOC120448228 gene encoding uncharacterized protein LOC120448228 — protein: MDRSPPHSSLSTPTGAPSLVRTSVSILPTAAVLIGSEQKRFDVRVLVDPCCPVSRIHVSLVKALNLAVTGVGNERIPSWDGFFRDAVLCPKCASIPLARGGECSC